ACGGGATTCGACCTCATCACCGTTCAGTCCAACCTGGTTGGCGTGCGGTTACGCTCCGGTCGATGGATCCAGTCGAGGTTGCTGGCCCGGCTCTTCCCAGGACTCGGTGGATCGCTGGTGGTGTCGGCCCGGCGTCGAGAGGAAGCAACCTGATCTGATCCATTCATGAGCGCCGAAGCGTCCCGCACACTGGCAGGATGCGGCGACTCGATGACCCGGATCGATCGGCGGATGGCCTCGACTTCTTCATCAGTTATGCACCGATCGACGAGCCATGGGCGACGTGGATCGCCTGGGAACTAGAGGTCGCCGGGTATCGCACCATGTTGCAGGCGTGGGACTTCGTTCCCGGGAGCAACTTTATCGACTTCATGGACCGCGGGGTCAGCCAGTCCGTCGCGGTCATCGCCGTGCTCACGACGACCTATGTGCGGTCGCGTTACGGGCGGATGGAGTGGCAGGCCGCACTGCGCCGGGCGCCGGATCATCCGGAGAGCAAGCTCATCACCGTACGGGTGGAGGATTTCCCGCTCGAAGGGCTGCTCGCCACGATCACCTTTGTTGACCTGGTCGGGGTGGACGATCCGCTGGAGGCGCGCGACCGAATGCTGCGGCGGATCGCCGAGGCGATGAACGGGAGGGCGAAGCCGCCGGGCCAGCCGGCCTACCCGCCGGCTGGCCGGCGCAGGACGCCGTCGACCGATCTGCCGCCCTCTGTGGCCCTGCACCATCCACGACTGCGCGCCCACGCTGCCACTGCCTATCCGCCGGCCCGACCCGAGCTCTACGAGCATCTCGACGAGGTGACCTTCCTGAACCTCCAGGGTCTGCGCTTCGGGCCCGACGGCTATGCCCTGGACGGGCGTTATCACCGCCGCGACCTCATGCGTGCGATGGAGATGGCGGTGCGGCAGCAGTTGGGTGCTGACACCGTGCACGGCGTGCTCGTGGGCGGGGACCTGACCGAAGCCGGCGGGATCCGCGAGTTCGACGAGGCGCTGAGTTTTATCGTCGGGCTGCGACAACTACTCCGGGTCGCGCCACACCGGGTGGCGGTCGTGCCGGGCAGCCACGACGTCACCCGAGCCGCGTGCCGCGCGTATTTCGCGAACTGCGAGGCCGACGAGATCGCGCCGGAGCCGCCGTACTGGCCGAAGTGGCGCCACTTCCGGCGCTTCTTCGCCGACCTCTACGACGGCGTAGAGGGGCTGACGTTCAACGAGACCCACCCTTGGACCCTCTACGAGATGCCTGATCTTCGAGTGGCGGTGGCCGGCCTGAACTCCACGATCGCCCACAGCCATCGGGAGGCCGACCAGTTCGGCTGGATCGGGCGTACCCAGGCCGCCTGGTTCGGGCACCGCCTCGAAGAACTCGACGACGGCTGGCTTCGCTTCGGCCTGATCGGCCACCCGGTCACCGACCACGGCACCGGGTCACTGCGCGACGGCGATTCCTTCGAGTCGTTTGTGGCGCCCTGGCTAGACGTGCCGCCCATCCACCCGGCGGGCGTGGCAGCTTGCTTGCTCACGGTCGCCGCCATGAACAAGCCCGGCGAGCCCCGCTTCCGCCAACGCGACCTGCTTTAGGCCGGGGCCTGCCGACCATCGCCGCCTGCGACGGGGCTAGATGCCCTTGGGGTGCCAGACGGTCTTGGTCTCCAGGAACGCCGTCATGCGGGTCAGGCCTGGGTCGTCGGACCAGTTGGCCGCCTTCGCCGGCGGGCGGATGACGCGCTTGAGGTTGCCGGCCGCCGCCTCTTCGAGGGAGGTGGCCAGCGCCGGGTCGGTGACGCCGGCCAGGTCGATGGCGTTGACGTCCATGTGTGCGGCCAGCCAGGGTGCCGTCTCGGCCGGGTCGCCGGTCAGGATGTTGACCACGCCGCCGGGCAGGTCAGACGTCGCCAGCACCTCGGCCAGGGTGACCGCCGCCAGTGGGGCGTCGCGGGCGGTCAGCACGACCGCCGTGTTGCCGGTGACGATGACCGGGGCGAGCACGCTGACCAGGCCCAGGAACGACGGCGGGGTGATGACCCCGACCACGCCGGTCGGCTCCGGCGACGACAGGTTGAAGTAGGGGCCGGCCACCGGGTTGGCGCCGCCGTAGACCTGGGTGATCTTGTCGGACCAGCCGGCGTACCAGACCCAGCGGTCGATCGCGTCGTCGACCTCGGCCGCGGGCAGGCCCAGGCCGGTGAACTGGTCGCGGCGGCCTTCGAGCATCTCGGCGACCCGGTAGAGGATCTGGCCGCGGTTGTAGGCGGTCGCGCCGGACCAGCCCTTCACGGCCGCGCGGGCCGCGACCACCGCGTCGCGGACGTCTTTGCGGGAGGCCAGGGCCACGTTGGCATCCTGTGCGAGGTAGGAGCGGCCCGACTCGCTGCGCGGGAACTTGCCGCCGATGAACAGTTTGTAGGTCTTGCGGACCGACACGCGTGCGTCAGACATCGAGGTATGCCTCCAGCCCGTGCCGGCCGCCCTCGCGGCCGTAGCCGGACTCCTTGTAGCCGCCGAACGGCGAGGTCGGGTCGAACTTGTTGAACGTGTTGGCCCACACCACCCCGGCGCGCAGCCGGTCGGCCATCCACAGGATCCGCGAGCCCTTGTCGGTCCACACACCGGCCGACAGACCGTAGGGCGTGTTGTTGGCCTTCTCGACGGCCTCGGCCGGCGTGCGGAAGGTCAGCACCGACAGCACCGGGCCGAAGATCTCCTCGCGGGCGATGCGGTGGGCCTGTGTCACGCCGGTGAAGATGGTCGGCGCGAACCAGAAGCCGTGGTCGGGCAGGTCGCACGGCGGCGACCAGCGCTCGGCGCCCTCTTCGCCGCCGATGTCGGACAGCGTGCGGATGCGGTCGAGCTGTGCCGCCGAGTTGATCGCGCCGATGTCGGTGTTCTTGTCGAGCGGGTCGCCGACCCGCAGCCGCGCCATCCGCCGCTTGAGCGAGGCCAGCACGGGCTCGTAGACCGACTCCTGGACCAGCAGCCGCGAGCCGGCGCAGCAGACGTGACCCTGGTTGAAGAAGATGCCGTTGACGATGCCCTCGACCGCCTGGTCGATCGGCGCGTCTTCGAAGACCACGTTGGCGGCCTTGCCGCCGAGCTCGAGCGTCACCTTCTTGCGCGAGCCGGCGACCGAGCGGGCGATCGCCTTGCCGACCTCGGTCGAGCCGGTGAACGCGATCTTGTCGACGCCGGCGTGCTCGACCAGCGACCGGCCGGTCTCGCCGGCGCCGGTCACGATGTTGACCACGCCGGGCGGGAGGTCGGCCTGCTGGCAGATCTCGGCGAACAGCAGCGCGGTCAGCGGGGTGGTCTCGGCCGGCTTGAGCACCACCGTGTTGCCCGCCGCGAGCGCCGGCGCGATCTTCCACGACAGCATCAGCAGCGGGAAGTTCCACGGGATGACCTGGGCGGCGACGCCGAGGGCGCGCGGCGAGGGGCCGAAGCCGGCGTGGTCGAGCTTGTCGGCCCAGCCCGCGTAGTAGAAGAAGTGCGCGGCGACCAGCGGGATGTCGACGTCGCGGGACTCGCGGATCGGCTTGCCGTTGTCGAGCGACTCCAGCACCGCGATCTCCCGGCCGCGCTCCTGGATGATCCGCGCGATCCGGTAGAGGTATTTGGCCCGGTCGCGACCGGGCATCTTCGACCAGACCTTGTCGTAGGCCTTGCGGGCCGCGGCGACCGCTCGGTCGACGTCGGCCTGGCCGGCCTCGGAGATCTCGGCGAGCACCTCTTCGGAGGCTGGGTTGATCGTCTTGAACGACGTGCCGTCGGCGGGGTCGACGAACTTTCCGTCGATGAACAGCCCGTAGGAGGGCTTGATGTCGACGACCGCGCGGGACTCGGGGGCGGGTGCGTATTCGAACATCGTCAGTCCAGCGTGAAGTAGTCGGGACCGGCGTATACGCCGGTCGTGAGCTTGGTGCGCTGCATGAGCAGGTCGTTGAGCAGAGTCGAGGCGCCGAACCGGAACCAGTCGGGGTCGAGCCAGGCGTCGCCGGCCGTCTCGTTGACCAGCACCAGGTATTTGATCGCGTCTTTGGTGGTGCGGATGCCGCCGGCCGGCTTGACGCCGACCTGGCGCCCGGTCAGGTCGCGGAAGTCGCGCACCGCCTCGAGCATCACCAGCGTCACCGGCAGGGTCGCCGCGACCGGCACCTTGCCGGTGGAGGTCTTGATGAAGTCGCCGCCCGCGAGCATGCCGATCCAGGAGGCGCGGCGGACGTTGTCGTAGGTCGACAGCTCGCCGGTCTCCAGGATGACCTTGAGGTGGGCGGTGCCGCAGGCCTGCTTGACCGCGGCGATCTCCTCGTAGACCTCGAGGTAGCGGCCGGAGAGGAAGGCGCCCCGGTTGATCACCATGTCGATCTCGTCGGCGCCGGCCGCGACGGCGGCCCGGGTGTCGGCGAGCTTGACCTCGAGCGGCGCCTGCCCGGAGGGGAACGCGGTGGCGACGCTCGCCGTGTGGATGCCGGAGCCGGCCAGCGCCTCGACGGCGGTCGGGACCATCGCCGGATAGACGCAGATCGCGGCCACCGGCGGGCAGGTCGGGTCGGCCGGGTCGGGCCGCCGGGCCTTCGCACAGAGCGCGCGGACCTTGCCGGGGGTGTCGGCGCCTTCCAGCGTGGTCAGGTCGACCATCCGGATCGCCAGGTCGATCGCCCAGGCCTTGGCCGTTGTTTTGATCGACCGGGTGCCGAGCATCGCGGCGCGCTGTTCGGCGCCAACCTGGTCGACCCCGGGCAGACCATGCAGAAATACCCGAAGGGCCGCGTCGGAGCTTGTGACTGAAGACAGGTCCAACGCCGTCGTCGCTGTCATGCGGACGAGTGTACGGGTGTCGCAACTACCGGTACCTTGACCAACCGTGGACGTAGAAGTGGTCAACCACCCGCTTGCCCAGTCGCGCCTGACCGCGATGCGGGAAGCGGGCACCGAGCCCGGGAGCTTCCGGGCAGCACTGCACGAACTCACCACCATGCTGGTGTACGAGGCCGCGCGCGCATTCCCGATCGAGCGTTATCCGATCGAGACCCCGGTGGCTCCGACGGAGGGCACCCGGCTGGCCAACCCGCCGCTGCTCGTGCCGGTCCTGCGGGCCGGGCTGGGCATGGCCGACGCCACCCTGGCCCTGCTGCCCGAGTCGTCGATGGGCTTCGTCGGCCTGGCCCGCGACGAGGAGACCTTCGAGCCCCGGGCCTACCTCGAGTCGCTGCCCGCCGACCTGGCCGGCATCCCGGTGCTGGTGCTCGACCCGATGCTGGCCACCGGCGGGTCGCTGGAGCACTGCTGCCGGCTGCTCGCCGACCGTGGCTGCACCGACATCACGGTGATCTGTGTGCTGGCCGCACCCGAGGGCATCGCCCGGCTGGAGCGCTCCGGGCTGCCGCTGCGGCTGGTGACCGCGTCGATCGACCAGGAGCTCAACGAGAAGATGTATATCGTTCCCGGCCTCGGCGACGCCGGCGACCGCCAGTTCGGCGGAATGCCCCGTTTTTGACGCATGGGCGACCGGTGAGTGCGACGCGGGCGCGAAGCGGCTACCGTTCCGCGACATGACCAGTGTTCCGATCGCCGAGGAGCTCCTGCTGCTCGTCTACGACAACGAGTCCGGGAAAGCGACCGGTTCGCGCATCGGGCTCGACCTTGGCATGGCCGCCGCAGTGCTGGTCGAGCTGGCGCTCGCCGGGCGGATCGCCTATGCCGACGGCAACATCGTCGTAGCCGACGCGACACCCACCGGCGTCCCGGTGGCCGACGAGGTGCTCGCCAAGATCGAGGCAAACGTGCCGCACACCCCGGCCGCCTGGGTCCAGCGCCTGCGCCACCGGCTCCGCGAACGCGTCCTGTCCGACCTGATCAGCCGGGGCGTGATCCGCGACGTCGACGACGTCGAGCAGGAGTTCATCCACGTGCACCGCTACCCGTCGGTCGACGCCTCGGTGGAAAACGAGACCCGGGCCCGGCTGGCCGCCGCCCTGGCCGGCGAGGGCGCGCCCGACGAGCGCACCGCCGCCCTCGCCACCCTGATCGTCGCCGCCCGGATGGAGGCCGCTCTCGGCCTGTCCGGCGAAGACGCGGCCACCGCGCACCAGAAGCTGGAGCGCATCGCCAGCGGCGCCGGCTTCTCCGGCGGTGTCGACCTGGAGCAGTCGACGGTCCGTCCGTCGGTGGCGCTGGTCGTCATCGCGCTGGGCAAGGCGATCCAGACCGCCCTCGGCAC
This genomic interval from Asanoa ferruginea contains the following:
- a CDS encoding aldehyde dehydrogenase family protein codes for the protein MSDARVSVRKTYKLFIGGKFPRSESGRSYLAQDANVALASRKDVRDAVVAARAAVKGWSGATAYNRGQILYRVAEMLEGRRDQFTGLGLPAAEVDDAIDRWVWYAGWSDKITQVYGGANPVAGPYFNLSSPEPTGVVGVITPPSFLGLVSVLAPVIVTGNTAVVLTARDAPLAAVTLAEVLATSDLPGGVVNILTGDPAETAPWLAAHMDVNAIDLAGVTDPALATSLEEAAAGNLKRVIRPPAKAANWSDDPGLTRMTAFLETKTVWHPKGI
- a CDS encoding aldehyde dehydrogenase family protein translates to MFEYAPAPESRAVVDIKPSYGLFIDGKFVDPADGTSFKTINPASEEVLAEISEAGQADVDRAVAAARKAYDKVWSKMPGRDRAKYLYRIARIIQERGREIAVLESLDNGKPIRESRDVDIPLVAAHFFYYAGWADKLDHAGFGPSPRALGVAAQVIPWNFPLLMLSWKIAPALAAGNTVVLKPAETTPLTALLFAEICQQADLPPGVVNIVTGAGETGRSLVEHAGVDKIAFTGSTEVGKAIARSVAGSRKKVTLELGGKAANVVFEDAPIDQAVEGIVNGIFFNQGHVCCAGSRLLVQESVYEPVLASLKRRMARLRVGDPLDKNTDIGAINSAAQLDRIRTLSDIGGEEGAERWSPPCDLPDHGFWFAPTIFTGVTQAHRIAREEIFGPVLSVLTFRTPAEAVEKANNTPYGLSAGVWTDKGSRILWMADRLRAGVVWANTFNKFDPTSPFGGYKESGYGREGGRHGLEAYLDV
- the upp gene encoding uracil phosphoribosyltransferase, with the translated sequence MDVEVVNHPLAQSRLTAMREAGTEPGSFRAALHELTTMLVYEAARAFPIERYPIETPVAPTEGTRLANPPLLVPVLRAGLGMADATLALLPESSMGFVGLARDEETFEPRAYLESLPADLAGIPVLVLDPMLATGGSLEHCCRLLADRGCTDITVICVLAAPEGIARLERSGLPLRLVTASIDQELNEKMYIVPGLGDAGDRQFGGMPRF
- a CDS encoding TIR domain-containing protein — translated: MRRLDDPDRSADGLDFFISYAPIDEPWATWIAWELEVAGYRTMLQAWDFVPGSNFIDFMDRGVSQSVAVIAVLTTTYVRSRYGRMEWQAALRRAPDHPESKLITVRVEDFPLEGLLATITFVDLVGVDDPLEARDRMLRRIAEAMNGRAKPPGQPAYPPAGRRRTPSTDLPPSVALHHPRLRAHAATAYPPARPELYEHLDEVTFLNLQGLRFGPDGYALDGRYHRRDLMRAMEMAVRQQLGADTVHGVLVGGDLTEAGGIREFDEALSFIVGLRQLLRVAPHRVAVVPGSHDVTRAACRAYFANCEADEIAPEPPYWPKWRHFRRFFADLYDGVEGLTFNETHPWTLYEMPDLRVAVAGLNSTIAHSHREADQFGWIGRTQAAWFGHRLEELDDGWLRFGLIGHPVTDHGTGSLRDGDSFESFVAPWLDVPPIHPAGVAACLLTVAAMNKPGEPRFRQRDLL
- a CDS encoding GOLPH3/VPS74 family protein, with the translated sequence MTSVPIAEELLLLVYDNESGKATGSRIGLDLGMAAAVLVELALAGRIAYADGNIVVADATPTGVPVADEVLAKIEANVPHTPAAWVQRLRHRLRERVLSDLISRGVIRDVDDVEQEFIHVHRYPSVDASVENETRARLAAALAGEGAPDERTAALATLIVAARMEAALGLSGEDAATAHQKLERIASGAGFSGGVDLEQSTVRPSVALVVIALGKAIQTALGTPRPVTH
- the deoC gene encoding deoxyribose-phosphate aldolase yields the protein MTATTALDLSSVTSSDAALRVFLHGLPGVDQVGAEQRAAMLGTRSIKTTAKAWAIDLAIRMVDLTTLEGADTPGKVRALCAKARRPDPADPTCPPVAAICVYPAMVPTAVEALAGSGIHTASVATAFPSGQAPLEVKLADTRAAVAAGADEIDMVINRGAFLSGRYLEVYEEIAAVKQACGTAHLKVILETGELSTYDNVRRASWIGMLAGGDFIKTSTGKVPVAATLPVTLVMLEAVRDFRDLTGRQVGVKPAGGIRTTKDAIKYLVLVNETAGDAWLDPDWFRFGASTLLNDLLMQRTKLTTGVYAGPDYFTLD